The DNA segment GCAAAAAATAGCCCTTGAGGCCAGAGAGGCCGCCGAAGGATTGAAAAAGGAAGCGGCTTTGCGGCCAGGGCAAATCCTGGTAGTGGGAGGCAGCACCAGCGAGGTTTTAGGGCAGCGGATTGGTACCGCTACGAGCCTGGAGGTGGCGGAAGTTATCTTGGGCGAACTGCTGCGGGAGGCCAGGCAGGCCCAGGTTTTTTTGGCGGTGCAGTGCTGCGAGCACCTTAACCGGGCTCTGGTTATTGAGCGGGCGGCGCAGGAAAAGTATTTTTTGGAAGAAGTGACGGTGGTGCCGGTGCCGGGAGCCGGCGGCGCCCTGGCCGCTGTCGCCATGGACCTCTTGGAAGATGCCGTGGTGGTTGAGAGGCTGGCTGCCCATGCCGGCATGGACATCGGCGGCACTTTAATCGGCATGCATTTGCGGCCGGTGGCAGTTCCCGTCCGGCTGCCGGTTAAATCGATTGGCCTGGCCCATTTAACCATGGCCAAAACCCGCCCCAAGCTGATTGGCGGCCATCGCGCCGCCTACCGCTAGACACGGGGACGGTTCTTCTGTCTGTAATTTTGAGTCATAATTATAGGGGAAGGTGAAACGATGTTTGGTCTTGATAAAATTGCCGCCATAGATCCGGCGATAGCCGAGGCTATCCGGCAGGAGCAAAAACGGCAGAACAGCCATCTGGAACTGATCGCGTCAGAAAACTTTGTCAGCCCTGCTGTGATGGCAGCCCAGGGCACTGTCCTAACCAACAAGTATGCCGAGGGCTATCCCGGCAAACGGTATTACGGCGGCTGCCAGTATGTGGACATCGCGGAGGACCTAGCCCGGAAGCGGTTAAACGCCCTTTTTGGCGCCGACCATGCCAATGTCCAGCCCCATTCGGGGGCACAGGCCAACATGGCGGTATTCTTCGCCATGCTGCAGCCGGGAGATACCATTATGGGCATGAACCTGGCCCACGGCGGCCACCTTACCCACGGCAGCCCAGTCAACATGTCCGGCCAGTATTTTAAAGTCGTCCCCTATGGGGTTGACCCCAAGACGGAGCGGATTGACTACCAGCAACTGATTGAGACAGCCAGCCAGGTCAAGCCAAAAATGATTGTAGCCGGAGCCAGCGCCTATCCCCGTAAGCTCGATTTTGCGGCTTTCCGCCAGGCTGCCGACGCGGCCGGGGCTCTTTTAATGGTGGACATGGCCCATATTGCCGGTCTGGTGGCTGCCGGGGTGCATGAAAACCCGGTGCCCTTCGCAGATTTTGTCACCAGCACTACGCATAAAACCCTGCGGGGTCCCAGAGGTGGTTTTATCCTGTGCAAGGCCGGGTATGCCGCCAAGATCGATAAGGCCGTCTTCCCCGGCATCCAGGGAGGGCCCTTGATGCACGTAATCGCAGCCAAGGCGGTTTCCTTCCAGGAGGCCTTGCGGGATGAATTCAGGGAATACCAGGAACAAGTTGTTATTAACGCCAGGGTTTTGGCGGAAAAACTGCAAGAGCGGGGCTACCGGCTGGTATCCGGCGGCACTGACAACCACCTGATGCTGGTTGATCTTAGGCCGAAAAACTTAACCGGCAAGGAAGCAGAGTATATCCTGGACCAGGTGGGTATTACCGTCAATAAGAACGCCATTCCCTTTGACCCCATGAGCCCCAATGTGACCAGCGGCATCAGGGTTGGCACCCCCGCCATTACTACCCAGGGATTGAGCCCTAAAGACATGGACCAGGTGGCGGAGGCAATCGACACAGCCCTGACAGCCGGAGGCGACTCCGGCAAGATGGAGGAGGCCCGGGGCCTGGTCAACCAATTATGCCGCCAGTACCCGCTTTATTAAGGAAAGGTCCACCGGCAACTAAAGGAGAGGAAAGCAAATGGCCCAAGTTCATATCCTGGACCACCCTTTAATCCAGCACAAACTCAGCATCATCAGGGATAAAAATACCGGCGCCAAGGAATTCCGGGAGCTGGTGGAAGAAGTAAGCATGCTGATGGCCTATGAAGTTACCCGGGACTTTCCCCTGGCAGAAGGGGAAGTGGAAACACCCCTCGGACCGGCCAAGGCCCGGTATATCTGCGGCAAAAAAGTGGGCATTATTCCTATCCTGCGGGCAGGCCTTGGTATGGTCAGCGGCATCTCAAAGCTGATCCCCATTGCCAAGGTAGGGCATATCGGCCTTTACCGGGATCCGGACACCCTGATGCCTGTGGAATACTACTGCAAACTCCCCCCTGACTTGCCCGAAAGGGAACTGATCGTGCTGGACCCCATGCTGGCGACCGGCGGTTCGGCCGTTGCCGCCATCCGCTTTCTTAAAGACAGGGGAGCCAAAAATATAAAATTAATGTGCTTGATTGCCGCGCCGGAGGGTATCAAGAGGTTCCGGGAAGAGCACAGTGACGTTGATATCTATACCGGGGCCGTTGATTCCCACTTGAACGATCACGGTTATATCGTTCCTGGCCTGGGGGATGCCGGTGATCGTCTGTTCGGCACCAAGTAAGCGGGAGGTTTGTAATGCGGCCTGGCTGGGAAGAGTATTTTATGGAAATAGCCCTGGTGGTGTCGAAAAGATCTACCTGCCTGCGCCGCCGGGTCGGAGCGGTTTTGGTTAAGGACCGCCGGCTGCTGACCACCGGCTACAACGGGGCTCCCCAGGGGCTCCTCCACTGCCGGGAAGCTGGCTGCCTGCGCCAGGACCTGCAGGTTCCTTCCGGCGAAAGGCATGAACTTTGCCGCGGGCTGCATGCGGAGCAAAACGCCCTTATTCAGGGGGCGGTCCACGGGGTCAGTATCTTTGGGGCCATCCTCTACTGCACCCACCAGCCCTGTGCCGTCTGTGCCAAAATGCTGGTCAATGCCGGCATCAGCAAGATTTTTACGGCAGAGCACTACCCGGATCACCTGGCCATGGAACTCCTCACGGCTGCAGGCATCCCGGTAATTACCGTCAGCATTTAAGAGAGACAAGGGAGAGAGAGACAAGGGGACGGTTCTCTTGTCTGCTCTTGTTTCTTGAACGATACAGGAATGTCCCCGAATAATTAAGTCAACGGGGGTATACCCGCTTGAGTGCAAAAGAACGCGGAATTTCCCCAAATATGAAAGGGAGATTGCTATGGGTCTGGTAAAACACCTGCAAGAGGTCTTCCCCCGTTTGAACCTGAACCCCACCATGGAGAGCACCATGATCAAACTGGTGGAGGAATCGGGCGAGCTGGCCGAATTGATTGGCAAGGTCCGGGGGATGAGCGGCGAAGACAGAAATCAGGTAGTCTTAAAACTCCTGACCCGGGACTTAAGCCGGGACATCGCCGAAAGGATGGGCCGTCCCGGGGGAACTAACTTAAGCGAGATCGAAAGCCTGCTGCGCCGTTATCAGGAACTCCGGCGAGCAGCGGAGGCCGGAGAGCTGGCCGATCAGGCCATCGAAACCTGGATTGCCCGGGAGCTCTTGGACGTAATGCAGACCTGTGCCACCTTCGCCTACCAGCTGAACATCGACCTGGACGCCCTTCTATTAGACCACCGGGCCAAGCTGATGCGCCGGGGCTACCTGGCTGGATAAGCGATTTTGCGCTCACGCTCAATCGCCCCCTCTCCTCCCTGCAGGGGGAGATGTTTGTGGCGAGGTTAACTATCGATAGTAAGGAAGAAGGAAGCCTTAATGACCATAAAAGTGATGGCGGTTTTTGGCACCAGGCCCGAAGCCATCAAAATGGCCCCGCTAATAAAAGAATTGGAAAGGGAAAAAACCTTCTTTGAAGTTAAAGTGGCGGTAACTGCCCAGCACCGGGAAATGCTGGACCAGGTTATGCGCCTTTTTGCCGTCGAACCGGATTACGACCTGAACCTGATGCAGGCCGGGCAAACCCTGGAAGATATTACCTCCGGGGTGCTCCGGGGCTTGGCCGGTATCTACCGCCGGGAAGAGCCAGCCATGGTGCTGGTCCACGGCGATACCACCACCACCTTCGCTGCCGCACTGGCAGCATACTATGCCCGGATCCCTGTCGGACATGTGGAGGCGGGGCTTAGGACCGGCGATAAATATTCCCCCTTCCCCGAAGAAATCAACCGGCGGCTGACCGGTGCCCTGGCGGAACTGCACCTGGCGCCCACCCTCAAGGCCAGGGAAAACCTCCTGGCGGAAGGTGTGCCTGAAAAAAGTATTCATGTCACCGGCAATACGGTGGTGGACGCCCTCCTGGCAACTGTTCGCCGCCCTTTTTCTGATCCGCTCCTGGCCTCTTTGGACCCCGCGCTCCGCTGGCTTTTGGTTACGGCCCACCGGCGGGAAAGCTGGGGAGAGCCCATGGAACAGACCTTTATGGCGTTAAAAGACCTCCTGGAGCAGTTTCCGGATACCGGCGTCCTTTTCCCTGTGCATAAAAACCCGCGGGTGAGAGAGCTGGCCGAAAACATCCTGGGGGGGATTCCCCGCTGCCTCCTGGTGGAGCCAATGGACTACCTGCCTTTTGTGCAGGCGATGAACCGCTGTTACCTGGTCTTGACCGACTCTGGCGGTATGCAGGAAGAAGCCCCCGCTTTGGGGAAACCGGTCCTGGTTTTGCGGGATACTACCGAAAGACCGGAGGCGATGAGCGCCGGGACGGTTAAACTGGTGGGGACCAGCCGCAGCCGGGTTTTTGCGGAAACCGCCGCGCTCCTCCGGGATCAAAAAACCTATCTCCGCATGGCGAATGCGGTAAACCCTTACGGAGACGGCCAGGCTGCCCGCCGCGCAAAAGAGGCCCTGCTGTATTATTTTGGCCATCGGCAGGCGCCGCCTCTTCCCTGGCAGCCATAATGCAATTTGCGGGCAATTTTTTTCGTCCGGGCAGTTGCAGCAATTCATCAATAATGTTAAAATGCTCACAAAGCCGTAAAACCATAAGAATATTTTATAAATAGCAAAATATTTTACAAATAAAAAAAAAGGATATTTCAACCCATTGTCGAATCGTGATTGTCGGATCGTGATTAAATGTATACTGACTCTCCGATAGCGTTCATAATATGATGGAATATTGTCGGGAACAAATATTCCCTGGGGCGGGGAAAAATGCAGAAGTTAACTGATTTTGCCAACTATGCCAGCCTGGCCCTTTCCTTCGGCATCCTGATGGCTGGCAGCCTTTTTTTTGGTTATCTGGCCGGCAATTGGCTGGACCGGAAATTCAATTCTGCCCCCCTTTTTTTAGCTGTCGGCATGGCCTTAGGGGGAATCTACTCCCTTTATGCCATTGTGGACAGGCTTGGGTATTACTCCCGGCAGTCCGCGCGAAAAGGAGCAAAAAGATCCGACAGTATTAAAGACAAGCAGCAAGAGCCGGAATCGTAGCTGCATGGCAAGCCCTCAGCAACGGGGAAATACTGGCAGGCAGGAAAAGTTCCCGTAAGTAACTTAACCGTTCAGGATAGAGGAAGTATGAATAAAGATTTAACACAACCGGATCAAGAGCTGGGCAACAAGGTCATCCAGTTTAAATGGCGCCATCTGCTGTGGTTAATTATAATTGGCCTCGTTGTTGCCGGTTACGGCTATTATTTAAACCACAGGATTTTCGCCTGGGGAGTCTTAACTGGATTGCCGCTGGCCGGGCTTAACTACTGGCTCTTAGCCTCTGTGCTGGGTTCCCCTGATCGTGGCGCAAAGGATGGAGCCGAATCCATCACCAGGCTTTATGGCCGTTCTTTGGCCAGGTTTGTCATCTCCCTGGCGGCCTTGACGCTAGCCATGCTGGTCAGTGCGGAATTTGCCCTGGGGGTAGCTGTGGCCTTGCTATTGAACATGATTTCCTACCTGGCCGAGGCGGGGCGGGCTATCAGGATGATTATCAAATTAGCCAAAAAATAGCAGGTCTTTTTAGGCCCAGGCTCAGTTGAGGTTTGGACCCAGCAAAAAAAGAGTATGGGAAGGAGGGAAGCTGTTTGGGGGAAAATATCAAAAAAATGGGACAAATCGTCGATTATTTAGCTCCCTATCCAGTCTTCCAACTGGGGCCGGTTACCATCACCTCCACCGTTGTTAATACCTGGATTGTGATGGGGGTCTTGTTTGTTGTGCTCTTCCTTGCTACCCGCCGCCTGGAGCAACTTCCGCGGGGCAAACAGCACGTGGTGGAGCTGGTAGTGGAATTTGTCTGGGGTATTGCCGAGGGTTTAATGGGCAGGATCGGACGACAGTTTTTATACTTAACAGGGACCCTGTTTGTTTTTATCCTGTCCCTGAATTTAGCCTGGTTTATTCCGGGTTTGCGCCCTCCCACCATGGATTTAAGCACAACGGCAGCCTTTGCGGTAACTACCATTTTCCTGGTCCAGTTAATCCACATTAAGAAAAAAGGCATTGCTTCATATATCAGTCACTTTACTTTCCCGAATCCCTTGCTGGCTCCCTTGAACCTGGTGGAAGAGTTTGTGAGGCCGGTATCTCTCTCCTTGCGTCTTTATGGCAGTATTTTCGGGGAAAAAATGGTAGTAACTATTTTGTTTATGTTGCTTCCGTTCTTTGCCCCCGTGCCGGCGATGCTGCTGGGAGCCTTATTGAGTACTATTCAGGCCTTTGTTTTTACCTTGCTGACAACAGTTTATTTGTATATTCATATGCATGGCCACTAGGATGGCCACCAGGTCCCTTCATAGCCCGGGCAGGCTGGTCAAGATCAGGTCGCAAGCTTTAAAACTCTAATAGCTGTTGGAAAGGAGGAGAAACAAATGATTGGTGAAATTTTAGCAGTAGGTATGACAATTGCTGTGGTCGCTATCGCCTCCGCCATCTCCCAAGGTTGGGTGGGTTCGCGCGCCATGGATGCCATGGCCCGCCAGCCGGAGGCAGCCAGCACAATCCAAACGTCTTTATTGTTATCACTGGCTTTTATTGAGGCCTTGACACTCTTTACCTTTGTTATTTCTGTTTTGCTCTGGACCAGAATCTAAGTGCGATCAACCAAAGGCGGATAGGGTGGATCCCCATCTTATCCGCCTGACTGTGACAATTTGCAAAGAGAATGATCCTGATCATAAAGACCATTAGCCATAGATTACCCAGACCAGGTAACCCATAGAGGGGAGGTAGCATAGTTTGGCGGCCATTTTTGAGGCCCTCCGCCTTGATCTCTGGACTTTTTTATTTCAAATCGCAAACCTCTTAATAGTGATAGCCATCCTGTATCGTTTGCTTTGGAAACCGGTGAGCAAACTTTTGGAAGAGCGGGAGCAAAAAATTGCCGGGCAGCTGGCCGATGCGGCCAGCGCTAAGGAACAATCTGAACGTCTCCTGCAGGAATATGAAGCCAAGATGCTAAAGGTGAAGCAGGAAGCCAATGAGATAATTGTTAAGGCCAATCGGCTAGGCGAGGAGATTAAAGAGGAAATTATTACCAAAGCCCGGGAAGAAGCCGAGCGTACCATCGCCCATGCCAAAGCGCAGATTCAGTCTGAAAAACTCAGGGCGATGGCGTCCTTGCGGGAAGAAGCCGCTGTTTTAGCAGTATTGGCGGCCGGCAAGCTTTTGCATAAAACCATCACAGTGGAAGACCACAAGCAGCTGGTACAAGAATTTATTCAAGAGGTGGGCGATGTGCAATGAGCGATGTAATCATCGCCCGACGCTATGCCCGGGCCCTGTTTGATCTGGCAGCAGAGCGGCAGCAGGTGATAGAAACAGAACAAGAGTTGACTGCTGTAATCGCTTTAGTAAAGGAAAATCAGGATTTCAAGCGGTTTTTCTACGACCAAAAACTGGAATCCCCTAAGAAAAAGGAAGTCCTGCGAAATCTGCTGGCTAATCGTCTGTCTGCGCCCACCTTGCACTTCCTCTACCTGGTAGCAGATAAAAGGCGGGAAAGGCTGCTGGAATTAATCGGCCAGGAGCTACACTCCCTAATCAACCAGGCAGCCAATGTGGTGGAAGGAGAAGTGGCTTCGGCAGTGGCTTTAAGCCCGGAGGAGATTGCCGGATTGGAAGCGGCTTTAGGAAAAATGGTCAAACTAAAGGTGCGCTTAAATAACCGGGTGGTCCCTGAACTCTTGGGTGGGGTCCGGGTCCGGCTGGGGGACCGCATCATCGACAGTTCCCTGCGTTGGCGGCTAGCTGCCCTGAAACAGCAGCTGCTGGAAGCCGATTTAAGCCAGATAGGGGTGAGTTAGTCCGCATGATATTGCGACCGGATGAGATAAGTACTATCTTAAAAGAACAGATTGCCCGCTACGAAACAGGCATGGAATTAATGGAAGTCGGCACTATCATCCAGGTTGGGGACGGC comes from the Syntrophomonadaceae bacterium genome and includes:
- the atpB gene encoding F0F1 ATP synthase subunit A; its protein translation is MGENIKKMGQIVDYLAPYPVFQLGPVTITSTVVNTWIVMGVLFVVLFLATRRLEQLPRGKQHVVELVVEFVWGIAEGLMGRIGRQFLYLTGTLFVFILSLNLAWFIPGLRPPTMDLSTTAAFAVTTIFLVQLIHIKKKGIASYISHFTFPNPLLAPLNLVEEFVRPVSLSLRLYGSIFGEKMVVTILFMLLPFFAPVPAMLLGALLSTIQAFVFTLLTTVYLYIHMHGH
- a CDS encoding TIGR01440 family protein; translated protein: MALEAREAAEGLKKEAALRPGQILVVGGSTSEVLGQRIGTATSLEVAEVILGELLREARQAQVFLAVQCCEHLNRALVIERAAQEKYFLEEVTVVPVPGAGGALAAVAMDLLEDAVVVERLAAHAGMDIGGTLIGMHLRPVAVPVRLPVKSIGLAHLTMAKTRPKLIGGHRAAYR
- a CDS encoding cytidine/deoxycytidylate deaminase family protein, which encodes MRPGWEEYFMEIALVVSKRSTCLRRRVGAVLVKDRRLLTTGYNGAPQGLLHCREAGCLRQDLQVPSGERHELCRGLHAEQNALIQGAVHGVSIFGAILYCTHQPCAVCAKMLVNAGISKIFTAEHYPDHLAMELLTAAGIPVITVSI
- the atpE gene encoding ATP synthase F0 subunit C; the encoded protein is MIGEILAVGMTIAVVAIASAISQGWVGSRAMDAMARQPEAASTIQTSLLLSLAFIEALTLFTFVISVLLWTRI
- the atpH gene encoding ATP synthase F1 subunit delta, producing MSDVIIARRYARALFDLAAERQQVIETEQELTAVIALVKENQDFKRFFYDQKLESPKKKEVLRNLLANRLSAPTLHFLYLVADKRRERLLELIGQELHSLINQAANVVEGEVASAVALSPEEIAGLEAALGKMVKLKVRLNNRVVPELLGGVRVRLGDRIIDSSLRWRLAALKQQLLEADLSQIGVS
- the upp gene encoding uracil phosphoribosyltransferase — protein: MAQVHILDHPLIQHKLSIIRDKNTGAKEFRELVEEVSMLMAYEVTRDFPLAEGEVETPLGPAKARYICGKKVGIIPILRAGLGMVSGISKLIPIAKVGHIGLYRDPDTLMPVEYYCKLPPDLPERELIVLDPMLATGGSAVAAIRFLKDRGAKNIKLMCLIAAPEGIKRFREEHSDVDIYTGAVDSHLNDHGYIVPGLGDAGDRLFGTK
- a CDS encoding AtpZ/AtpI family protein translates to MQKLTDFANYASLALSFGILMAGSLFFGYLAGNWLDRKFNSAPLFLAVGMALGGIYSLYAIVDRLGYYSRQSARKGAKRSDSIKDKQQEPES
- the atpF gene encoding F0F1 ATP synthase subunit B; the protein is MAAIFEALRLDLWTFLFQIANLLIVIAILYRLLWKPVSKLLEEREQKIAGQLADAASAKEQSERLLQEYEAKMLKVKQEANEIIVKANRLGEEIKEEIITKAREEAERTIAHAKAQIQSEKLRAMASLREEAAVLAVLAAGKLLHKTITVEDHKQLVQEFIQEVGDVQ
- a CDS encoding serine hydroxymethyltransferase is translated as MFGLDKIAAIDPAIAEAIRQEQKRQNSHLELIASENFVSPAVMAAQGTVLTNKYAEGYPGKRYYGGCQYVDIAEDLARKRLNALFGADHANVQPHSGAQANMAVFFAMLQPGDTIMGMNLAHGGHLTHGSPVNMSGQYFKVVPYGVDPKTERIDYQQLIETASQVKPKMIVAGASAYPRKLDFAAFRQAADAAGALLMVDMAHIAGLVAAGVHENPVPFADFVTSTTHKTLRGPRGGFILCKAGYAAKIDKAVFPGIQGGPLMHVIAAKAVSFQEALRDEFREYQEQVVINARVLAEKLQERGYRLVSGGTDNHLMLVDLRPKNLTGKEAEYILDQVGITVNKNAIPFDPMSPNVTSGIRVGTPAITTQGLSPKDMDQVAEAIDTALTAGGDSGKMEEARGLVNQLCRQYPLY
- the wecB gene encoding UDP-N-acetylglucosamine 2-epimerase (non-hydrolyzing), producing the protein MTIKVMAVFGTRPEAIKMAPLIKELEREKTFFEVKVAVTAQHREMLDQVMRLFAVEPDYDLNLMQAGQTLEDITSGVLRGLAGIYRREEPAMVLVHGDTTTTFAAALAAYYARIPVGHVEAGLRTGDKYSPFPEEINRRLTGALAELHLAPTLKARENLLAEGVPEKSIHVTGNTVVDALLATVRRPFSDPLLASLDPALRWLLVTAHRRESWGEPMEQTFMALKDLLEQFPDTGVLFPVHKNPRVRELAENILGGIPRCLLVEPMDYLPFVQAMNRCYLVLTDSGGMQEEAPALGKPVLVLRDTTERPEAMSAGTVKLVGTSRSRVFAETAALLRDQKTYLRMANAVNPYGDGQAARRAKEALLYYFGHRQAPPLPWQP